A genome region from Alkalimarinus coralli includes the following:
- a CDS encoding DUF2802 domain-containing protein: MLEQYAPLLSLVSTILLAGYVVFLRFSMSKQAAKYSEQIKAISQELQAIGSGSMGVGRKLIVLEKQIAELKNSQEEMVRNDPNRVSYTEATRLVELGADVEDLMNSCGISRPEAELVTALSQKSQTCDVTVN, encoded by the coding sequence ATGTTAGAGCAATATGCTCCATTATTGAGTTTAGTATCAACGATATTACTGGCAGGGTATGTTGTTTTTCTCAGGTTCTCGATGAGTAAACAGGCTGCCAAATATAGCGAACAGATAAAAGCCATTAGTCAAGAACTACAGGCCATTGGCAGCGGTTCTATGGGGGTAGGCAGAAAGCTGATTGTACTCGAAAAGCAGATTGCTGAACTGAAGAACAGTCAGGAAGAGATGGTTAGAAATGACCCCAATAGAGTATCGTATACAGAGGCTACCCGACTGGTCGAGTTAGGTGCCGATGTCGAAGACTTGATGAACAGTTGTGGCATCTCCAGGCCAGAAGCTGAACTGGTGACCGCATTAAGTCAAAAAAGCCAGACGTGTGATGTCACGGTTAATTGA
- a CDS encoding EscU/YscU/HrcU family type III secretion system export apparatus switch protein produces MPESKQNITTAVALKYDGEDAPTISATGEGSVAEEIIRIAKEANVPLYENADLVELLSKLELGENIPEVLYRVIAEIIAFAYHIQNKVPEGFNTERGEMERKEKPIN; encoded by the coding sequence ATGCCAGAGTCAAAACAGAACATAACCACTGCCGTCGCGCTGAAATACGATGGAGAGGATGCGCCTACAATCTCTGCAACCGGAGAAGGCTCTGTTGCAGAGGAAATTATTAGAATCGCCAAAGAGGCTAATGTCCCTCTTTACGAGAACGCAGATTTAGTTGAACTTCTGTCAAAACTGGAGCTGGGAGAAAATATTCCCGAAGTGCTATACCGTGTCATCGCTGAAATTATTGCATTCGCGTATCACATACAAAATAAAGTACCGGAAGGTTTCAATACTGAGCGTGGCGAAATGGAGAGAAAAGAGAAGCCGATTAACTGA